The nucleotide sequence TGGTCTGATCCTGATTAAATTCGATTCGAAATTTCTTTCACTATCAAAACAATAATAGATTTAATCTTTATTCCTTATACTCTCCATTGTATCTCTGAGAACTCCGAGTGATCTCTGACTTAAAATATCAATTTTAATCAACCCTAAATCTTCAATTGAATACATATCAGGCTGAGTTACAATTAAACCAAGTCCTTTATTCTTAGCATACTCGAGCGCAACATAATCAGTAATTTTTGTTGGTGTAATTACTATTCCACCCGGATGAATTGAAATGTGTCTTGGAAATCTTGCTATTTGAGATGCAATTGAAACTATAGTTTTCCAGGGTTCCATTTTAAAATTAAGTCCTTTTGATTCAGGAAAAAGTTCAGCCAGATGAGGAAGGTTTACAGCATCTGTCCACGGAATTTTTCGGCTGAATTTTGAAATTTCTTCATTTGTGAATCCAAAAGCCTTCGCAACTTCTCTGAAAGCTGATCGCGCTCTGAAAGTCACAGTTGTTGAAATCATAGCAACTCTCTCATAACCATATTTTTCAAAAATATATTTTATTATTTCATCACGTTCTTTCCAGGAAAAATCAATATCAAAATCGGGCGGAGAACTTCTTGCTTTGTTTAAAAATCTTTCAAAGTAGAGATTTTGTTCAAGTGGATCAATCTGAGTTATTTGAAGACAATATGCAACAAGACTGTTCGCTGCGGATCCCCTGCCGATTGTCATCATTCCTCTCCTCTTTGCTTCATTTATTATATCCCAAACTATTAAAAAATAATTTGAGAAACCCATTTCACTTATCACAGAAAGCTCCATCTCAAGTCTATCTTTAGCTTTGTTTGTTATAGGATTGAATCGTTTCTCAAGACCTTTAAAAGATTCATTCCAGAGCATTGTTTCAGCAGATATGTTTTCAGGAGTTGAATAAACCGGAAATTTATATTCATTCAATTTTAAATCGACGTTACATTCATTTGCGATGCGGTTTGAATTAACTAATGCTTCAGGAAGATTTTTCCATTCATCCTCAATTTGTCGGGGATCTTTAAAGTAGTATTCCTGATCTACAATCTCTTCATTTGTCAGATTATCAATGTTTGTTTTCAACCTGATGGCAGTTACTGTTTTGTGCAGGAGATAATCCTGCTTATTCAAAAAATATATCGGATTTGTTACTACTACTTCGCAATAATTTTCTTTCGCAAATTGATATCTTTTCCTGTTATTCGCTTTTTCTTTTTTCGAAGCGATAAGTTCGATAAACACATTTTCTCTTGCTTTGATATTTTTAATAATCTCAATAGAGGAAGTTATAATGAAAAAGTTGTCAAGGTTATCGTTCAATAAGTGAGTAAGAGAAAAATCTTCATTCAGTTTTCGTGAAGTTATAATTTTACATAAATCAGAATAGCCTTTATTATTCTTTGCAAGAAGAATAATATATTCATTCGGATTTTCTGGCTGGTCAATTGTACTGCCAATTATAGGTTTTAGCCCTTTTTCTTTTGCGAGTTTTGTAAATTGAACAATACCATGCATTGAATTGGTATCAGTAATCGCAAGCGAATTTAATCTAAACTCAATGGCTTTGTCAACCAATTTGTTAATCGGAACAGTTCCTTGTAGAAAAGTATTGTTTGAATGTACGTGAAGCGGGATCATTTGTTTGTTCGTATTAACTTTACTAAGATAAGTGTAAAGATAAACTCTAATAAGAGATAAAAGTAAGTCTGTTTATTTTAGGATTATTTATTTCAATGCTTTATCGGAGATATCCTTTCTATAATAAATATTTTCAAAATGGATTTTGGCTAAAGCTTTGTAGGCTCGATCTTTCGCTAATGATAAATTAAAATCCGGAAGTACAGAAGTAACACCTAAAACTCTTCCACCATTGGTTAGAATTTTACCATTATCTTCTTTTGTACCTGAGTGAAAGACAACAATATCTGCCGGAAGTTCATCTAAACCTTTTATCTCAAAACCTTTCTGGAAAGAATCCGGATAACCTTTTGAAGCAGCAACAACACATACTGAGGAACCTCCATTATAATCAATAGAAGCTTTATCAACTTGTCCACACGCGGCTGTGAAAAGCAAATGCAAAAAATCTCCTTTAACAATTGGTAATACAACCTGAGTTTCAGGATCTCCAAACCTGCAATTAAATTCTATTACTTTGGGTCCTTCAGCAGTTATTATCAAACCTGCATACAAACATCCGATAAAAGGTGCGTTTCTTTTTTTTAAGGTTTGAACAACGGGAAAGAATATTCTGTTTTTAATTTCTTCGAACATTTTCGGAGTGACTATTGGTGCAGGTGCAAACGCACCCATCCCACCTGTATTTTTTCCGGTATCATTATCACCAATTCTTTTATGATCCTGAGAAGCAGGTAAACAAACAAATTCATTGCCATCACAAATAGCAAAAACAGAAATTTCTTCACCAGCTAAAAATTCTTCCACTAAAACCCTATCGCCAGATGCGCCAAAAATCTTATCATTGAAAATCAAATTCAATGCTTGTTCCGCTTCGTCGGAGTTGTTACAAACAAAAACACCTTTACCAGCAGCTATTCCATCAGCTTTGATCACACACGGATACTTCTTTTGTTTAATAAATTCCCTGGCTGCACCAAACATATTAGAATTGAAAGGAATATAATTCGCGGTTGGTACACCTGCCTCCTTCATCACCTTCTTGGCAAAATATTTTGATGATTCAATTTGAGCTGCTTCTTTATTGGGTCCAAAAACATTTATTTGATTATCGCGGAGTATGTTTGCGAGTCCTTCAACCAACGGTTGTTCAGGTCCAACTATTACCAAATCAATATTCTTTTCCTTGCAAAACTGAAGAATTTTTTGTTGTTCAGATGATGCAATGCTTACATTTTCACCGAGGAATTTTGTACCCGGATTACCTGGAATTAAATACAACTTCGTGAGAGATGGGCTTTGTTTTATTTTGTGGGCAAGCGCATGTTCTCTCCCACCAGAACCGATTATTGCAATGTTCATTTAAACCCTCAATACTTTATTCATTTGTTTGGCTAATTGTTCGGTCAATAAATCCCTTCTGAATGATTCCACAAATTTTTCATCCGGAACAGGTAATTTACCTTCTTTATACAAATTATAAACCTGAATGATTGTGTTCTTTATTTGTTCAATATTATCAGGTTCAGTGATAAAAGCAGCTTTGTATTCGGATGCTGCTGTTTTAAGTGAGCCTTCAGGCAAACAAGCTATGATTGTTTTTTTTGTTCCAAAGTATTCATAAAGCTTTCCACTCGAAACTGTCGATGCACTTTTTCCATTTCCGACCATAATCCAGAGTACATCACTCATCATTAATTTTTGTATCGCTTGTAAGTGGTCAACATATCCATATTCAATTACGTAAGCTTCAAGGTTCATAGTTTTAATAAGTTTTCTATTTTCTATTCCTAACAATCCAACAAATGATAATCTGATATTTTCAGCTATAGATGGATTCTCTGTTATTATCTTTTTGAATGCGTGAAGAAAATATTTTGGCGTTATATATTCATAGAATAAACCGGAGTAAGTAATAAGCATTTTATCATTTGGTTTTTGTATCTGTTCTGTCTTTGCAAAATCATCCGGATCATAACCATGGGGAATAATAAATACTTCATCAAACGATAAAAATTTATAGTCTTTGATCAGCTTTTCTTTTATTCGCCGATTAGTAACTATTATTCTGTCAACAGCTTTTAATGCTTTGTACTCCTTTCTTTTATGAATACTTTTATGAAACGGAGTCAGATAAAATGAAAATTGATTATCCACCCAAAGATCACGATAATCAAATATCATTGGTATGTTATGTATTTTTTTTATATCACTAAAAATATCAAATTGACTAAAAGGCGGACTGGAAATGAATATGCAATCGAAGTGTTCATTTGATAGAACTTCAAGAGTTTTTTTGTAAGCATTTTTGGACCAGGAGAGTTTGTTATCAGGTATAAAAAATATCTGGCTTAATCTATTGAATGTTTTACGCACTAATTCAGCCGGAAGTTTTACCGTCCTTTTTTTTGAGAGCAATGAGTTCGGCTCAGAACCAGTAACTCTTATAACTCTTACGCCAATGTCATCTAATTCTTTTTGTAATGAATTGTCATGTGCAAAGTATGCAACATCTGCAGTTGTTATTACGGTTGGGTCCCAATTAAAATTTTTTAAATACTTGATGAATTTAAGTGTACGCTGGACTCCACTTAACCCCATTGGAGGAAAATAGTATGCAATGACGAGTACTTTGTGCATTTAAAATTATTTGCCCTTTTAAGAAAACTAAGATTTAACCTGATAGTTAGGTGCTTCCTGAGTTATGATTACATCGTGTGGATGACTTTCTTTCAAACCTGAAGAGGTCATCTTAACAAATCTTGCATTCTTTCTGAGTTGCTCAATATTCTTTACTCCACAATAACCCATTGCTGCTCTTAAACCACCGACTAATTGATAAATCGTATGTTCTAATGGACCTTTATACGGAACTCTGCCTTCAACTCCTTCAGGTACTAATTTAGCAATGTCATCTTCGGCATCCTGGAAATATCGATCCTTGCTTCCTTCTTTCATTGCAGCCAAACTACCCATACCTCTGTAAGATTTAAAACTTCTCCCTTCATAGAGGATTGATTCACCCGGACTCTCTTCAACACCCGCGAAAAGACTACCGATCATTACACTGTGTGCTCCGGCTGCAAGAACCTTAGCAACATCACCAGTCTGCTTTATTCCTCCATCAGCAATTAAGGGAATTCCTAATTTTTTGACCGCCCGATATGCATTCATCACGGCAGATATTTGCGGAACACCAACGCCAGCAATAACTCTGGTTGTGCAAATTGAACCTGGACCAATTCCAATTTTTATCGCATCCACCTTGCAATTTATCAAATCAATTGCTGCTTCATAAGTTCCTATATTTCCAGCGATTAATTGAATATATCTAAATTTTTTTCTTGCTTCCTGAATTGTTTTAATAACACCGGTTGAGTGACCGTGTGCAGTATCAATTATAATCGTATCTGCACCAGCTTTGGTTAAAGCGTCTATCCTATCAAATGTATCTCTTGTTACTCCAACTGCTGCTCCCACTCTTAGTCTGCCATGCTCATCCTTACAAGCAAGAGGATGTCTTTTCTTCTTCATAATATCTTTAAAGGTTATTAAACCTCTCAGAATCCCCTTCTTATCAACCACCGGAAGCTTTTCTATTTTATGCCGCTGAAGTATCTTTTCCGCTTTTTCCAATGTTGTACCTATTGGCGCAGTAACCAGATTATCTTTTGTCATTAATTGTGAAACTCTCAACTTTTCATTTGGTTCAAATCGTAAATCTCTGTTCGTTAATATTCCAACAAGTCGTTTTGTACTGTCTACTATGGGTATCCCTGAAACGCTATACTTTCTCATTAATTCCAACGCGTCTCTAATAGTTTTATCAGGAGACAATGTTACAGGATCTTTTATCATCCCACTTTCTGATCTTTTAACTTTATCTACTTCTTCACACTGTCTTTCAATATTCATATTTTTATGGAGGATCCCGATTCCGCCTTCTCTTGCTAATGCAATTGCAAGATTGGCTTCAGTAACCGTATCCATTGCCGCAGAAATAATCGGGATGTTTAATTTAATTTCCGGTGTAAGATAAGTGGTAACATCAACCTCGCGTGGTAATACAGATGATTTTGCAGGAACCAATAATACATCATCAAATGTAAGTGCTTCTTCTATTTTAAATTTTTCATTCATCTTGATTCTATCTAATCAAATGCTGGAATTCCGGTTATATCTTCACCAAGAATAAGTGTGTGCATTTCGTGAGTTCCTTCATAAGTTTTTACTGATTCAAGGTTAGCTGCATGTCTCATTATTGGGTATTCGTCCAGGATGCCGTTTGCACCATGAATTTCCCGTGATATTCTTGCAATGTCAAGAGCTTTTTCACAATTGTTTCGCTTTGCCATAGAAACATGAACATGTTTTGCTTCCCCTTTATCCATCATCCTCCCAAGTTGTAGATTTAAAAGCTGAGCTTTGGTAATCTCGGTTATCATATAGACAAGTTTTTCCTGAGTCATCTGATATCCAGCTATTGGTTTGCTGAATTGCTTCCTGCTTTTTGAATAATTCAGTGATGAGTCATAACAAGCCATCATTGCACCTACAACTCCCCATGCAATACCGTATCTTGCCTGGTTCAAACACATCAATGCATTTTTTAATCCTTCAGTTTTGGGAAGCAGATTATGCTCCGGAAGAAAAACATTATCAAAAATTAATTCTGAAGTTACTGAGGCCCGAAGTGAATGCTTGCCCTTCATCTCTGGTGCTGCATAACCTTTCATTCCTTTCTCAACTAGAAATCCTCGAATAGTACCATCAAGTTTTGCCCAAACAACAGCAACATCAGCTATTGTTCCGTTTGTTATCCACATCTTTGCACCATTGAGATTAAAACCACCATTAACTCTATCAGCTTTAGTTATCATCCCGGAAGGATTAGAACCAAAATCCGGTTCCGTCAAACCAAAGCAACCAATCTTCGAACCATTTGCAAGTTGAGGAAGCCATTTATTTTTTTGCTCTTCGTTACCAAATCGAAATATCGGATACATCACTAACGAGCTCTGAACCGAAACAAAACTTCTGATTCCACTATCTCCGCGTTCCAATTCCTGTGCAATCAATCCATAAGAAACATAGTTAAGTTCTGCACAACCATATTTTTGTGGAAGAGTATTTCCAAATAAACCAAGTTCAGCCATCTTTGGTATAAGATGCATCGGGAATGTAGATTCACGATTATGCTTTTCAATTATTGGAATGATTTCATCAGAAACGAATTCCCGCACTGTATTCCGAATCATAATCTCCTCCGGAGTCAGCAGCGATTCAATATTATAATAATCTACACCTGGAAATTTATTCATTGATTTTTTTTGTGAAATAATGAGTATAAATTTAGCGAAACTCTATCAAGCACGCAATAAATTACATAATACGTTAATAAGTAAATGTAGAACATTTTCAGTGGAATGGTTTCTTTTTCATTTTGCCTCTAAAACAAATTGCTTTCGTCCAACACTTTTAATGGATAATGCTTTTAGATACCAGATATTAAATCTTTGTCACGAGTTGCAAAATTGGTAAAGAATTAATTTATGCAAAAACAATATTTATTATAGCATATTCGATTTTGTTAGCCACAATTATTAGAATCATTATCAGAATTCTTTTAACAATAACTCAGTCTTTGATTAATATCCAAGAAAGAATGAAGACATTTGTGTCAGATCTGATTCGGATTTCACAAGACATCTACAATTCATCAAATTATTTTGTCTTCAATTAGTGAACGGAAGTCTAATAAATTTCGCGTAGTAATCAGAGTTTCAATATTAGACGCAAAGTTGTATTTTTGCATTGCGAATTTGAATCGGAGAGATGGCCGAGTGGCTGAAGGCAACGGTTTGCTAAACCGTCGTACTGGGTAAACTGGTACCGAGAGTTCGAATCTCTCTCTCTCCGCTATTCATTTCATCAAAAATTAATTATTAGATTGAAGTAAATTAGTACCGAGAAGTTCTCCCAGAGGGACTCCTTCGGAAGAATCTCTCTCTCCGCTATTCATTTCATCAAAAATTAATTATTAGATTGAAGTAAACTGGTACCGAGAAGTTCTCCCAGAGGGACTCCTTCGGAGGAATCTCTCTCTCCGCACATTTTCAAGATGAAATAATACCTCAGTCTTTTTTATTCTCCCTATCGTTTAATAAAATTTATTCAGGCGACACTTTGACTATAAAAGAATGGGCATCGCTGCCCGCACGAAACGGAAGATATTTTTAACTTTACTTCGTCATTTCTTATAATTTAAGTTTTTGAGTTGGATTAATCAGGACTTTCGTCCTATGCGAATTATTCATTTTTTTTAATACTTTTCATTATCAAAAAAACAAAAGTATCAAAAATGAAAAACAATCCTCTGTCAAAAATCATGATCCATATCTTCAGGATATTCAAAGAATTTCTTCTAATATCAATTATAATTTTTTCTTTGAATCTGAACTTCATCAATGCTCAAGCAGACAGTTTAAAAATAAAAACAAATAAATACACACAAAATTTGTCAACTGCAGCAGTCGAAATTGATGATAAGAAATTATTTTATGTTAGAGGAATAACTTCCTTTCCTGCTGGAGAGAGAGCAAAAATAATTTCTGAAAGAATAATTAACCTTGCTGAGGAAAAATCTTTCATTCCTGATTCACTTAAAGTACAAGAGGAATCAGATCGTCATTTAATAATAGCAAATGGAAATCTTGTTCTGAGAATATTTGATGCTGACGCTGAAATTGAAGGAGTTGACAGGAAGTTACTTGCTGAAATGGTAAGAGATAATATTATTAAATCAATAAATGATTATCGTTATGAAAGAAGCAGCCAGCTGCTAATCAAACGAATTATTTATTCAGTCGTCGCTACTTTATTATTAATTGTAATTCTGTTTTTACTTAAACTATTTTCAAAAAGAATAAATGATTTCCTTGAATCTAAACTGAAATCAAAAATTGAAGGTCTGGAAACTCAATCATTCAGTCTTATTCAAGCTAAACAGCTTTGGACGGGATTGAAAGGTTTCATCAATACCGTCAAATTCTTTTTGATTGTTTTGTTAATATTAATTTATATTAATTTCGTTCTGGGTTTATTTCCTTTAACAAGACCAATTGCTAAAGAAATATTCTCATTAATATTTGAGCCGTTGGGTTTAATTGGTCGTTCAATATTATCTGCTTTACCGAATATTGCATTTCTGGTAATACTTATTATTTGTGTCCGATATTTATTGAAACTTGTAAAATTATTTTTTAAAGGAATTAGTCAAGGTACGATTGAGTTGACTAACTTTGATCCTGACTGGTCAATTCCTACTTATAAAATAGTCCGTTTTTTAATCATTGTCTTCACTGTGGTTATCGCATATCCATATATTCCTGGTTCTGAATCAGATGCCTTCAAAGGGGTTTCAGTTTTGCTCGGAATCATGTTTTCCATCGGGTCTTCCTCATTTATAAGCAACATCGTGGCTGGTTATAGTTTGACATATCGCAGAGCATTTAAACTTGGAGATTTCATTAAAGTAGATAATGATTTTGGTGAAGTAATTGATATGAAACCATTTGTTACACGGATCAGAACTCCTAAAAATGAGGAAGTTATCATACCAAACTCAAAACTCATCGACACTCAGGTATTCAACTATAGTTCACTTGCCAAAAAGAAGGGACTTATTCTCCACACTTCAGTAGGAATTGGATACGAAACTCCCTGGCGATTAGTTGAAGAAATGCTGAGAACAGCAGCAGACCGTACCGAAGGGTTATTAAAAGATCCACCATCTTACGTTTTGCAAAAATCTCTTGGTGATTTCGCTATTGTGTATGAAATTAATGCTTACTGTAATGAGCCTTCTCAAATGATGAAAATTTATACAAGGCTTCATCAAAGTATTCTCGATATCTTTAATGAGAATAATATTCAGATAATGACTCCTGCTTATGAAGGTGATCCATCGGAACCAAAAATAGTATCAAAAGACAAATGGCATACACAGCTTAAAGCTGATGGAAAAAGTTAGAGATTTAGATAGATATATTCGGGCTTGTTTTAATCTTGCTCAAAAAGGTAGAGGGAATGTTAGTCCAAATCCACTCGTTGGAGCATTATTAGTTAAGAATGGAAAAATTATTGCTCGGGGGTACCATAAAAAATTTGGAGATGCGCATGCAGAAGTCAACGCAATAAATAATTCCAGAACAGATGTGTCCGGAGCTACTCTTTATTGCAATCTTGAACCATGTTGTCATACAAATAAGCAAACTCCCCCGTGTGTTCCACTTATAATTAAAAAAAAAATTAAAAGGGTTGTAATAAGTAACCTCGATCCAAACACAGAAGTTAATGGAAGAGGTGTTAAGCAGTTAAGAGATGCCGGTATAGAAGTAATAACGGGAATTCTTGAACATGAAGGAAAAGATTTAAATAAATTTTATTTTAAATATACCGCTGAAAAAATTCCTTACATTACTTTAAAAATTGCTCAATCAATTGATGGTAAAATCAGTTTGTCAAATAAGCAGCAAACCTGGTTAACCGGAAAAGAATCAATTGAAAATGTTCACCGGCTCAGAGGTGAGTACGATGCCGTTTTGGTTGGTGCTAACACAATAAAAACGGATGACCCCCAGTTAAATGTAAGACTCATTAGAGCAAGAAATCCTATTCGAATTATTATTGACGGTAAACTCAGTCTTCCCATTAAATCAAAAATCCTTAATTGTTCTGATATTGAAAAGACTTGGATATTCACGTCATCCTCATCGAGCTCCAAAAAAATTATTTTTCTTGAAAAACTTGGAATTAAAATAACCCAGATACAGCCAACACTGAATGATGAAATTAAACTGCTCAATGTGTTAAAAATTTTAGCCGAAAATAAAATTACCTCCCTGCTGGTTGAAGGTGGACAAAAAATCTTCTCTCAATTTCTAAATCAGAATCTTTTTGATGAAATTTTGGTCTTCCAGAGTCCTATTATTTTAGGTAAAGGAATAAACGCCTTTGATAGTGTAAAACTGAAACAACTCAGGCTGAAAGTAGTCTCACAGTTTGGTAATGATATCAGGATAGTTTTGGTCAAAAAATAGCTGATTAGTTTCTGATCGAAAATAATTAACTTTACTTTATGTTTACCGGAATAGTTGAAGAAATAGGTAAAATTGAGAGGGTTAGCCCAATTCAAGGTGGCTATTCAATCAAAGTGAAATCCAGTAAAATTATTGATGACCTCTCAGTTAATGATTCTGTTTGCATTGATGGAGTTTGCCTTACAGTTACAAAAAAAGATAGTTCATTTTTTTTTGCAGATGCAGTTGGCGCAACTCTCGAAAAAACTACTTTTGGAAATCTCAAAACCGATTCATTTGTAAACCTTGAGAGATCATTAAAATTAAGCGACAGACTTGGTGGTCACCTGGTACAAGGTCACGTAAATGGTATCGGAAATATTTCGGAAATAAAAAAGCTTGGGGAAAATTATCTGGTTAAAGTTGTTATACCTCAGCAATTAGAAAAATATTTAATTAAGGAAGGTTCAATTGCTATAAATGGAATAAGTCTTACGATAGCTGATTTGAACACGAATGAAATCTCAATTTCAATAATTCCGCACACATGGCAAAATACAAACTTCAATTCCAAAAAAGTAGCAGACGAAGTAAATATTGAAATAGATATTTTAGCAAAGTATGTTGAAAAGCTTTTAAATAATGAAAACACCAGAGCAGTTGAAATCAAACTGACTGAAAACTGGTTAAAAGAACTAGGATATTAATGAAAAGTAAAAATGAAAAGTAAATCAAATAATCATAACGAATTCAAATTCAATACAATTGAAGAAGCAATTGCAGATATAAAAGCTGGCAAGATGCTGATTGTTGTTGATGATCCGGATCGTGAGAATGAGGGCGATCTGGTTATGGCTGCTGAACTTTGTAAACCAAAAGATGTTAACTTCATTACACGCGAAGGAAGAGGAATACTTTGTTTACCAATCAATGAAGAGAAAGCGCATGAACTCAATCTTGATTTGATGGTGCAGAACAATACTGCACTTCATGGAACACCATTTTCTGTTTCAATAGATTACAGACACGGAACCACAACCGGAATTTCTGCACACGATCGTGCAATTACCATTAATAGAGCAGCAGATAAAAAAGTTATTCCGGATGATTTTGCCAGACCAGGACATATTTTTCCGTTGATCGCAAAAAAAGGCGGAGTCTTAAAACGTGCTGGTCATACCGAGGCAGTTGTCGATCTTATAAATCTCGCAGGTTTAAATCCTGTAGGTGTATTATGTGAAATTCTTGACGAAGATGGAACAATGGCGAGAGTTCCCAAATTATTGGAATTTGCAAAGCAGTATAATCTCAAAATCATTACTATCACTGATCTCATCGAATACAGAATGTCAAGAGAACACTTTGTTCAAAAAAAAGTTATCATAGATCTGCCTACAAGATATGGCAATTTCAAATTGCATTTGTATGAAAATACTTTAGATCCTTTGGACAATCCAATGGCATTGGTAAAAGGAGATATCAACGGTGATGATCCGGTTTTGGTACGAGTTCATTCAGAATGTTTAACCGGAGATATTTTTGGTTCAAAGCGCTGCGATTGCGGTGAACAATTGATTGCAGCGATGAGCATGGTTGAGAAAGAAGGAAAAGGTGTAGTGCTTTATATGCGTCAGGAAGGCAGAGGAATTGGATTAGTGAACAAACTGCTTGCCTATCATCTGCAGGAAAATGGTAAAGATACTGTTGAAGCTAATGAAGCTCTCGGATTCAAAGCTGATCTGA is from Ignavibacteriota bacterium and encodes:
- the ribD gene encoding bifunctional diaminohydroxyphosphoribosylaminopyrimidine deaminase/5-amino-6-(5-phosphoribosylamino)uracil reductase RibD, producing MEKVRDLDRYIRACFNLAQKGRGNVSPNPLVGALLVKNGKIIARGYHKKFGDAHAEVNAINNSRTDVSGATLYCNLEPCCHTNKQTPPCVPLIIKKKIKRVVISNLDPNTEVNGRGVKQLRDAGIEVITGILEHEGKDLNKFYFKYTAEKIPYITLKIAQSIDGKISLSNKQQTWLTGKESIENVHRLRGEYDAVLVGANTIKTDDPQLNVRLIRARNPIRIIIDGKLSLPIKSKILNCSDIEKTWIFTSSSSSSKKIIFLEKLGIKITQIQPTLNDEIKLLNVLKILAENKITSLLVEGGQKIFSQFLNQNLFDEILVFQSPIILGKGINAFDSVKLKQLRLKVVSQFGNDIRIVLVKK
- a CDS encoding riboflavin synthase, whose protein sequence is MFTGIVEEIGKIERVSPIQGGYSIKVKSSKIIDDLSVNDSVCIDGVCLTVTKKDSSFFFADAVGATLEKTTFGNLKTDSFVNLERSLKLSDRLGGHLVQGHVNGIGNISEIKKLGENYLVKVVIPQQLEKYLIKEGSIAINGISLTIADLNTNEISISIIPHTWQNTNFNSKKVADEVNIEIDILAKYVEKLLNNENTRAVEIKLTENWLKELGY
- a CDS encoding bifunctional 3,4-dihydroxy-2-butanone-4-phosphate synthase/GTP cyclohydrolase II; translation: MKSKSNNHNEFKFNTIEEAIADIKAGKMLIVVDDPDRENEGDLVMAAELCKPKDVNFITREGRGILCLPINEEKAHELNLDLMVQNNTALHGTPFSVSIDYRHGTTTGISAHDRAITINRAADKKVIPDDFARPGHIFPLIAKKGGVLKRAGHTEAVVDLINLAGLNPVGVLCEILDEDGTMARVPKLLEFAKQYNLKIITITDLIEYRMSREHFVQKKVIIDLPTRYGNFKLHLYENTLDPLDNPMALVKGDINGDDPVLVRVHSECLTGDIFGSKRCDCGEQLIAAMSMVEKEGKGVVLYMRQEGRGIGLVNKLLAYHLQENGKDTVEANEALGFKADLRDYGTGAQILKDLGLKKIKLLTNNPKKVIGLKGYNLEIVERVPIEIEPNPINAKYLKTKRDRLGHLLHSE